The following proteins come from a genomic window of Xiphophorus couchianus chromosome 19, X_couchianus-1.0, whole genome shotgun sequence:
- the LOC114134540 gene encoding interleukin-6 receptor subunit beta, producing MWVFMERSLAMVWTFLLGGGLSLDFSVATTKTVPQSLRLLGCVFIPRSNVTCHWTPGDNQATYYTLKAEKIPSSKSSTFICTTTGLSCTAGINGSGLRFTFCISIISHGISGNISSKTRCQSARIEGKLAPASLNSVQQVDGSPHCLSVSWTSNVTHFPLSPSEIEAGQLDSQMKFTPEGEVNAQVRSVSVTGYTFQVCLFKPDTSYTLRIRNRYLGEVSPWSEWSNPFQGRTAEAAPSAAPALWREVGLIGRNGWRLISLLWKPLPRLLANGRVAFYNVTCRAENDLNLSDYGSCGKLQHETTSCSLPLPAGRCSCSLTASTSAGTSPVARIWISGSSEKEPPPPAELTATPLGDGSLVVCWRPPPDLSVSGFVVEWVAVREETSSVLHWEKLNSSSTKLIITEGVKAMERYAVSVKALYGEQGAGESITLHVYTQQGTPSAGPDARVERISESSVELSWSPVPVERLHGFIRSYALFCTTRNQLEKSVTVPGHVHRYTLENISPGIYDIFIRASTVAGTGPAGNPANVHIGSEEISIVICIIVPLLLISLVLILILLLAQRRVIKKKLCHGVPDPSNSTVSRWNPQTSFENTKLIMKQEKPEVSFPEVVGRRDLEWAHSYLPICKNQLYFDPQPSSFLAGASDRGYITNVTRTQSANDLSTRPYSYSTVLFNQFNQYLPSSPQAGQNPNICCSDIKQAADGSSESSVFPFTELEEQKAFAFSLERFKSLHSSPDFSSTPPSCVSLPHQTDSLRLNSAYRKLPSDSFASTFPSLAFVDLSSSPVEFGPYISSDR from the exons TTCAAAAAGCTCGACATTCATCTGCACCACAACCGGGTTGAGCTGCACTGCAGGAATCAATGGATCCGGACTTAGGTTCACGTTTTGCATCAGCATCATATCGCACGGCATaagtggaaatatttcatcTAAAACTCGGTGCCAGTCTGCAAGAATAGAAG GAAAATTGGCTCCAGCGAGTTTGAACAGCGTCCAACAAGTTGACGGTTCCCCTCACTGCCTGAGTGTGTCCTGGACCAGTAATGTGACTCATTTTCCCCTGTCTCCGTCAGAAATTGAAGCTGGACAGCTGGATTCTCAAATGAAGTTTACACCAGAGGGAGAG GTAAATGCTCAGGTCAGGAGTGTGAGTGTAACTGGATACACTTTCCAGGTGTGCCTCTTCAAGCCGGACACCTCGTATACGCTCCGGATTCGAAACCGTTACCTGGGCGAGGTCAGTCCCTGGAGCGAGTGGAGCAACCCATTTCAGGGAAGGACAGCAGAGGCTG CCCCGTCTGCAGCACCAGCTCTCTGGAGGGAAGTGGGACTTATCGGCAGGAACGGATGGAGGCTCATTTCTCTGCtttggaag CCGCTGCCTCGCCTCCTGGCCAACGGCAGAGTTGCCTTCTACAATGTGACTTGTCGGGCAGAGAATGATCTGAATCTTAGCGATTATGGGAGCTGTGGAAAACTGCAGCATGAAACCACATCCTGCAGCTTGCCTCTTCCTGCCGGACGTTGCTCCTGTAGTCTGACGGCGTCCACCTCTGCAGGGACATCGCCTGTAGCCCGGATCTGGATCTCAGGCTCCTCTGAAAAAG AGCCGCCGCCTCCGGCCGAGCTCACGGCCACGCCGCTGGGTGACGGCAGCTTGGTGGTTTGCTGGAGGCCTCCGCCAGATCTGTCAGTGAGCGGCTTCGTGGTGGAGTGGGTTGCAGTCAGAGAGGAAACCAGCAGCGTTCTGCACTGGGAAAAGCTGAATAGTTCCTCTACAAAGCTGATCATCACAG aGGGAGTGAAGGCAATGGAACGTTACGCTGTCTCTGTCAAGGCTCTGTATGGTGAACAAGGAGCAGGAGAAAGTATAACGCTCCATGTTTATACGCAGCAAGGAA CGCCCTCAGCTGGTCCTGATGCGCGGGTGGAGCGCATTTCTGAAAGCTCAGTGGAGCTCAGCTGGAGTCCCGTACCTGTGGAGCGGCTTCATGGCTTCATTCGGAGCTACGCCCTCTTTTGCACCACCAGAAACCAGCTGGAAAAGA GTGTAACTGTGCCAGGCCACGTCCACCGCTACACTCTGGAGAATATATCGCCTGGTATTTACGACATATTCATTCGCGCCAGCACCGTCGCTGGTACTGGTCCGGCTGGGAACCCGGCTAACGTTCACATTG GCTCTGAGGAAATATCGATAGTGATCTGCATCATCGTTCCACTGCTGCTGATTTCACTGGTGCTGATTCTGATACTCCTGCTGGCTCAGAGGAGAGT GATAAAGAAGAAGCTCTGTCATGGAGTGCCAGATCCTTCTAACAGCACCGTGTCCCGGTGGAACCCTCAGACCAGCTTCGAG aatacGAAGCTGATTATGAAACAAGAGAAGCCAGAAGTCAGCTTCCCTGAAGTCGTCGGGAGGCGAGATCTAGAGTGGGCCCACAGCTATTTACCCATCTGCAAAAATCAGCTCTATTTTGACCCGCAGCCCTCCTCTTTCCTAGCCGGAGCATCAGATAGAGGATATATCACGAACGTGACCAGGACCCAGTCTGCCAATGATCTTTCCACCAGGCCCTACAGCTATTCCACTGTCCTCTTCAACCAATTCAACCAGTACCTGCCGTCCTCTCCTCAGGCCGGTCAGAATCCCAACATCTGCTGTAGTGACATTAAGCAGGCAGCAGATGGAAGCAGCGAGTCATCGGTCTTCCCGTTTACCGAGTTGGAAGAACAGAAAGCCTTTGCTTTTTCTCTGGAGCGCTTTAAAAGCCTTCATTCCTCACCAGACTTCAGCAGTACTCCTCCTTCCTGCGTCTCACTTCCTCATCAGACTGATTCACTAAGGTTAAACTCGGCTTACAGAAAACTTCCGTCGGACAGCTTTGCTTCAACATTTCCCTCTCTTGCCTTTGTGGATTTATCCTCATCCCCTGTGGAGTTTGGTCCTTACATCTCCTCTGATCGCTAG